A window from Ostrinia nubilalis chromosome 13, ilOstNubi1.1, whole genome shotgun sequence encodes these proteins:
- the LOC135077562 gene encoding gamma-aminobutyric acid receptor-associated protein, producing MKFQYKEEHSFEKRKTEGEKIRRKYPDRVPVIVEKAPKARLGDLDKKKYLVPSDLTVGQFYFLIRKRIHLRPEDALFFFVNNVIPPTSATMGSLYQEHHDEDFFLYIAFSDENVYGSF from the coding sequence atgaaatTCCAATATAAAGAAGAACATTCTTTCGAGAAAAGGAAGACTGAAGGAGAGAAGATACGCAGGAAGTATCCTGACCGTGTTCCTGTCATTGTTGAGAAAGCCCCGAAGGCTAGATTGGGGGACCTCGACAAAAAGAAGTATTTGGTGCCGTCTGATCTAACTGTTGGTCAGTTTTACTTCCTGATCAGGAAGCGCATTCACTTGCGACCCGAGGACGCGCTGTTCTTTTTTGTGAACAATGTTATTCCTCCGACGTCCGCCACCATGGGATCGCTCTACCAGGAACATCATGACGAAGATTTTTTCCTTTACATAGCTTTCTCTGATGAAAACGTGTATGGATCTTTCTAA